A genomic stretch from Pontivivens ytuae includes:
- a CDS encoding polyamine ABC transporter substrate-binding protein — translation MHKTACLAALLTTLPAGLMAQDVLNVYNWSDYIAEDTIAQFEEEFGVTVNYDVYDSNEVLEARLFAGNTGFDIVVPTSDFLRRQAAAGVYMPLDRDRLPNLANMDAELMEAASAYDPGNEHAIIYMWGTTGIGYDAAKITERLGEDAPLDSWSLIFDPEIVSQLADCGVTMLDAPTEMLPAAMNYLGLDPRSTDTADFEAGAELLESIRPHVRYFHSSQYISDLANGDVCLSVGWSGDIFQAQARAAEAENGVEITYVIPDEGALQWFDMMAIPADAPNPDLAHEFINFIMRPDVTADITNYVWYANANEASMELVDEEITSDPAIFPTEETAEGLYPAAVYDARTDRTVNRLWTQVKTGQ, via the coding sequence ATGCACAAGACGGCCTGCCTCGCCGCCCTACTGACCACCCTTCCGGCTGGGCTGATGGCCCAGGACGTGCTCAACGTCTACAACTGGTCCGACTACATCGCGGAGGACACGATCGCCCAGTTCGAGGAGGAGTTCGGCGTCACCGTGAACTACGACGTCTACGACTCGAACGAGGTGCTGGAGGCGCGGCTGTTCGCCGGCAATACCGGCTTCGACATCGTGGTGCCGACCTCCGATTTCCTGCGGCGCCAGGCGGCTGCGGGGGTCTACATGCCGCTCGACAGGGACCGGCTGCCCAACCTCGCCAACATGGATGCCGAGCTGATGGAGGCGGCCTCCGCCTACGATCCGGGCAACGAGCATGCCATCATCTACATGTGGGGCACGACCGGCATCGGCTACGACGCCGCCAAGATCACCGAGCGGCTGGGCGAGGATGCCCCGCTCGACAGCTGGTCGCTGATCTTCGATCCGGAGATCGTCAGCCAGCTCGCCGATTGCGGCGTGACGATGCTCGACGCGCCGACGGAAATGCTGCCCGCCGCGATGAACTACTTGGGCCTCGACCCGCGCTCGACCGACACCGCCGATTTCGAGGCGGGCGCGGAGCTGTTGGAGAGCATCCGGCCCCACGTGCGCTACTTCCACTCCTCCCAGTACATCTCCGACCTTGCGAACGGCGATGTGTGCCTTTCGGTCGGCTGGTCCGGCGACATCTTCCAGGCGCAGGCCCGCGCGGCCGAGGCCGAGAACGGGGTCGAGATCACCTATGTGATCCCCGACGAGGGCGCGCTGCAGTGGTTCGACATGATGGCGATCCCGGCGGATGCGCCGAACCCGGATCTCGCGCATGAGTTCATCAACTTCATCATGCGCCCGGACGTGACCGCCGACATCACCAACTACGTCTGGTACGCGAACGCCAACGAAGCGTCGATGGAGCTGGTGGATGAGGAGATCACCTCCGACCCCGCGATCTTCCCGACGGAGGAGACGGCCGAGGGGCTCTACCCCGCGGCGGTCTATGACGCGCGCACGGACCGGACGGTGAACCGGCTCTGGACCCAGGTGAAGACGGGCCAGTGA
- a CDS encoding SDR family oxidoreductase yields the protein MPRLDGKLCVVTGAARGIGAAIARAFVAEGAEVVLTDLSAEDLAPLADTLGQLALPLDVGSEEDWAALADAVPECDVVVNNAGITGLEDGAVHDPEHATLADWQAVHRVNTDGTFLGCRYAIRAMRPRGAGSIINISSRSGVVGIPAAAAYAASKAAVRNHTKSVALYCAGQGLNIRCNSIHPAAVLTPMWEPMLGDGPDRQQRMDALVADTPMRRFGRPEEIAALSILLASDECPYMTGAELTVDGGILAGSAGVPGGAEE from the coding sequence ATGCCCCGCCTCGACGGAAAGCTCTGCGTCGTGACCGGCGCGGCCCGCGGCATCGGCGCCGCGATCGCCCGCGCCTTCGTGGCGGAGGGGGCGGAGGTCGTGCTCACCGATCTCTCGGCGGAGGATCTCGCGCCGCTCGCGGACACGCTCGGCCAGCTCGCCCTGCCCCTCGACGTGGGGTCGGAGGAGGACTGGGCCGCCCTCGCCGACGCCGTGCCCGAATGCGACGTGGTGGTGAACAACGCGGGCATCACGGGGCTGGAGGACGGCGCGGTGCACGATCCGGAGCACGCGACACTCGCCGACTGGCAGGCGGTGCACCGGGTGAACACCGACGGCACGTTCCTCGGCTGCCGCTATGCCATCAGGGCGATGAGGCCGCGCGGGGCGGGCTCGATCATCAACATCTCGTCCCGCTCGGGCGTTGTCGGCATTCCCGCGGCCGCGGCCTATGCCGCGTCGAAGGCCGCGGTGCGCAACCACACGAAGAGCGTGGCGCTCTACTGCGCAGGCCAGGGGCTCAACATCCGCTGCAACTCGATCCACCCCGCAGCGGTCCTCACCCCGATGTGGGAGCCGATGCTGGGCGACGGCCCCGACCGGCAACAGCGCATGGACGCGCTGGTCGCCGACACACCCATGCGCCGCTTCGGACGGCCGGAGGAGATCGCCGCCCTCTCCATCCTCCTCGCCTCCGACGAGTGCCCCTACATGACCGGAGCGGAACTGACGGTCGACGGCGGCATCCTCGCTGGCTCGGCCGGAGTGCCGGGTGGTGCGGAGGAGTGA